One genomic window of Pseudomonas chlororaphis subsp. piscium includes the following:
- a CDS encoding methylthioribulose 1-phosphate dehydratase, whose product MSLSREQLAQEIIEVGRFLYARGWSPATSSNYSARLSPSALLLTVSGKHKGQLGLDDVLASDLAGNSLEPGKKPSAETLLHTQLYSWNPQVGAVLHTHSVNATVLSRLTAKDFIEFEGYELQKAFAGIASHESRVRVPIFDNDQDIARLAAKVQPWLDAHADCVGYLIRGHGLYTWGARMSDAQRQIEAFEFLFECELKTRALLNR is encoded by the coding sequence ATGAGCCTTAGCCGCGAACAGCTGGCGCAGGAAATCATCGAGGTCGGGCGCTTTCTGTATGCCCGCGGCTGGTCCCCGGCCACCAGCAGCAACTACTCCGCGCGCCTGTCGCCGAGCGCGCTATTGCTCACGGTTTCTGGCAAGCACAAAGGCCAGTTGGGCCTGGATGACGTGCTGGCCAGCGACCTGGCGGGCAACAGCCTGGAACCGGGCAAAAAGCCGTCGGCCGAAACCTTGCTGCATACCCAGCTGTACAGCTGGAACCCGCAGGTCGGTGCCGTACTGCATACCCATTCGGTGAACGCCACGGTGCTGTCGCGCCTGACCGCCAAGGACTTCATCGAGTTCGAGGGTTACGAGCTGCAGAAGGCCTTTGCCGGCATTGCCAGTCACGAGTCGCGGGTGCGCGTGCCGATTTTCGACAACGATCAGGACATCGCCCGGCTGGCGGCCAAGGTCCAGCCCTGGCTCGACGCCCATGCCGATTGCGTCGGCTACCTGATTCGCGGTCATGGCCTCTACACCTGGGGCGCGCGCATGAGTGATGCGCAGCGCCAGATCGAGGCCTTCGAGTTCCTGTTCGAGTGCGAGTTGAAGACTCGCGCCCTGTTAAACCGTTAA
- a CDS encoding MFS transporter: MAALPYWRLSSFYLFYFALLGSTAPFLALYFDHLGFSSARIGELVAIPMLMRCVAPNIWGWLGDYTGRRLAIVRFGAICTLLSFSLIFVSKSYAWLAMVMALHAFFWHAVLPQFEVITLAHLQGQTARYSQIRLWGSIGFILTVVALGRLFEWLSLDIYPAALVLIMAGIVLSSAWVPNAQPATQGSRLAAGGFLGQLRSPGVLAFYACVALMQMSHGPYYTFLTLHLEHLGYSRGLIGLLWALGVVAEVLMFLAMSWILSRFSVRRVLLASFLLAALRWLLLGAFAEHLWVLLFAQVLHAATFGSFHAAAIHFVQRSFGDRQQGQGQALYAALAGTGGALGALYSGYSWNALGATLTFSIASLAALAAAVIIATRMQEERP; the protein is encoded by the coding sequence GTGGCGGCGCTCCCGTACTGGCGGCTCTCCAGTTTCTATCTGTTCTATTTCGCCTTGCTGGGTTCGACCGCGCCGTTTCTGGCGCTGTACTTCGATCACCTGGGGTTTTCCAGCGCGCGCATCGGCGAACTGGTGGCGATTCCCATGCTCATGCGCTGCGTGGCGCCGAACATCTGGGGCTGGCTCGGCGACTACACCGGCCGGCGCCTGGCCATTGTGCGTTTTGGCGCGATCTGCACGCTGCTGAGCTTTTCGCTGATTTTCGTCAGCAAGAGCTACGCCTGGCTGGCGATGGTCATGGCCCTGCATGCGTTCTTCTGGCACGCGGTACTGCCGCAATTCGAAGTGATCACCCTGGCACACCTGCAAGGCCAGACCGCCCGCTACAGCCAGATCCGCCTGTGGGGCTCGATCGGTTTCATCCTTACGGTAGTGGCGCTGGGGCGGTTGTTCGAGTGGTTGAGCCTGGACATCTACCCGGCGGCGCTGGTGCTGATCATGGCCGGCATCGTGCTCAGCAGCGCCTGGGTGCCCAATGCCCAGCCTGCGACCCAGGGCAGTCGCTTGGCCGCCGGGGGCTTTCTTGGCCAGTTGCGCAGCCCCGGCGTCCTGGCCTTCTATGCCTGTGTGGCGCTGATGCAAATGAGCCACGGCCCTTACTACACCTTCCTGACCCTGCACCTGGAACACTTGGGCTACAGCCGCGGCTTGATCGGCCTGTTGTGGGCGCTGGGGGTGGTCGCCGAAGTGCTGATGTTCCTGGCGATGAGCTGGATTCTCTCGCGGTTTTCGGTGCGCCGGGTGCTGCTGGCGAGTTTCCTGCTGGCGGCCCTGCGCTGGCTGCTGCTGGGCGCCTTTGCCGAACATCTGTGGGTGCTGTTGTTTGCCCAGGTGCTGCATGCCGCGACCTTCGGCAGCTTTCATGCCGCGGCCATTCATTTCGTGCAACGCAGCTTCGGCGACCGCCAGCAGGGCCAGGGCCAGGCCCTGTACGCGGCCCTGGCCGGCACCGGCGGTGCGTTGGGCGCGCTGTATTCCGGCTACAGCTGGAACGCCCTGGGCGCGACATTGACCTTTAGTATTGCAAGCCTCGCAGCGCTGGCGGCAGCCGTTATCATTGCCACACGTATGCAAGAGGAAAGGCCATGA